Sequence from the Hemibagrus wyckioides isolate EC202008001 linkage group LG28, SWU_Hwy_1.0, whole genome shotgun sequence genome:
TTTGTGCCAGTTTTCCCTTTGACCCAAATCTGCTATCAAATCCCATTCATCTAATTtgatttgctgtgtgtgtgtgtgtgtgtgtgtgcgttaagGGGCCGGCCATCACAGAAGTCATGGCGGAGGACGAGTGACTCGCACAAGAGACGCTCGAAAGACAGGAGATATAGTCGCTCACACTCCAGGTTAAAGTCAACACTGCACTGGTCACATTCagaagcccacacacacacactcgcacacacacacacacgcacacactcacacagtacaAACCGTGGCACAGGCTGACAATATTTTGAACCGCGGACTCTCATTCTGGATCAAATGTCACCACTTTAACAGTTTTGACCAGAATTACAAAGCCTTTCTTTATAAAAAATGACGTTTAACTGCTTATGCTTTCACCCTCTGTTAGAGAAAGACGGAAAGACAGGGACGGGAAGATGAGAAGGGGGGATGATGCTGACGACAGGAGAAGGGACAAAAAGGGAAGAATGCCTGTTAAAGGCCACAGACCATCCTCAAGATCCCCCAGCAACAGCAGGTCAGCTTAACATTCCCGTTTTCCACTTAGAACCTGATTCCTGTACGGGtctaaagatttttattttttttcttgctcttGCAGGGGTCACAGAAAGGGGAGCAAATCACGCTCCAGGTCTGTAAGGAAGAAAGCAAGGTCTCCATCACCAAAGAGGTTAATAAATcaccttatcttatcttattttttttttaaacatacaaCATGCTTGAGAGTTATTTTAGTGATATCTGgaggtttaattttttttccttcagaggaaagaaagacaggaggaGAGAACACAGGCAGGGCAgcagtagagagtggagagagagatcaaCATCCAGGAGGAGCAGAGACTCGGACAGGCAAGCCAAGTCCAAACAGGTGAGTAATACACTCACTTTCCATACCTATGAGATCCGTATGGATTCTAGCTCAATCTTTGAAAAGCTTCAAGTGTTCTCATTTACAAAAATACCTTTTAAAGAACCAAAATACACTTCTTTACTGCACACAATTTTGCCAGCGTGTTCACCCTTAAGGTCAAAAAAACCCAACTAGAAGTATTCAAATGCACTAGAAGACTCTAATCCATTTATTAGCGGTGCGGTTTACTTTCAACAGTCGGATTTGAAGCttaagaacaaaatgttcagcACCGTCGTTGGCCTCATTGTGCCAAACTCGCTGTCAGCGATAAGTGACGTAGATGGTAAGATAAGCTGATGAAAAGCGCTCTAGATATAAGGCGATAATCATTAGAGATAGTCGTCAGAAAATAACATTCACCTGCACACTTCCGTCTTCGCTTACGCCTGACTGAGATTACAATCAGTTCCACTATTATGGCCTACTTCTAAGGAACTGCGAGTGGAAAAATAACTCTTTGATAATATTCTTCAAAACACGATTTTATCTCTGGAAACGGGGCCAGACCACTTCTGCTCTCAAATGTCGTCTTGTTTTTTTGAGACGATTCTTCTCAAAGTTTGGGGTTTGTTATTGGATACGCTCGACAACGTGAAAATGATCTCGGAGACACGCGTGTCGGCGtcttcagatttttatttaactgtCATTTTTTTGTCCCAAGGGTGTGCAGACGTCTATGCTGAACAGTAAGGTTTTTCTGCCTTTTCAGCTAAAGCTGAACTAACACAAACAAGCAGCAAGGGCTGAAGGGAAAAGGATAGTGCTGAGAGATATGTGACGAATGATGTCTCGGCGAATAACCGTCGTGTGAAAGACTTCAGGACGATATAGGATTATTCTTTTCATACAAACCCAATGTGTGGCGTTTTCTCAGGCGGACAGCGGGTACAAGCAGAAGGAGCAGGACTATGAGAGCGATGGCGAGGACATGGGCTCAGGTGCCAGCGAAGACTTTTCTCCTCACGCCCATCACAACGGCGAGTACAGCAGAATGCACGCAGATGAAGGCGAGGAGTTCTCCACAGCCGAGTGAACTGGAttcaaaccccccccccccatccccaGCGACTGGACTATGGAGAGCTGATGCTTCACCGGGGTTCACATACTTGAAATGTTCCTGTTCCTCTTTGTACAgagttttctctctttttcactctgtcATGTTAGATTCTTAGAAGTGTGCTAATTATATGAGAGCTCTGTTGAGATATAGCGTATGCTCGGTGTATGTAATGATCAGCCgttacattaaaaccacctgcatTATATCGTGACACCGAAACCATGTCCAGTCCTAATCCATAACGCAGTCTTCTTAATACCTGTGAATGCTGTGCTATCTGGAGCACCCTGCAAGATGTTcaggagatgctctgacccgaACGTCCAGCCGTCATGAATGTCAGatccttgcccatttttcctgctaccCACACATCAACTTCGAGTACTGACTGTTCAATCGCTGCGTAAATCCTTCCTCCACTGCCAGCTTccataaatcattattattcaGTCAGTGGGTTTTAATGTTACGGCTAATTCAGGActtctgtttcctttcttcgGGTTTATCATTTTTAGATATAAAGCACCTCATGGACCTGCCTCTTTTACTCCGAACTCTAGCTCATCTTCACTTTTTAACTAGAATCCAggggatttcttttctttttctttttttttccagtcctaTTTATGTAGTTATGCAAATACCCTCAGTTATTAAGAATATATAACCTTAGTAATTACACCTTCAACGAAATACACAGTTGGAAGAGGATTGAAACACCCAGTATGTAAAAAgtgcctggaaaaaaaaaaacaaaaaacaaacttgCACATATTGTGtagaattataaaatataatagatatagCTCGTGCATTTATCAAACTCAAGTATCAAGGCCGGTagtcagtgctttttttttaaaattattattatttcacacaGTATTtcgcattaaaataaaaagtaaattatGATgaggtatacagtatgtttactgtacagtgttaTTAATCAGTCCGTCAGATATTTCCGCAGATTTTTCGTATTTTTCCCCCACTTTACGTCAAGTTCATTGTCTTTAAATTTGAAGAAttagtgaaaataaaataaatgaactgatTTGATTGTCTCATCCAAATTAGGGAACAAATTCAggaaaaaatttttatttagttttgtcAAAGATGTAATGTGGtcatacattgtgtgtgtgtgtgtgtgtatatatatatatatatatatatatatatatatatatatatatatatatatatatattagttgaGTGCAGATGTTTGCACACCCTTAGGATAACATGACGgttaaataaaatcaagaacgtttatcttaaagcaaaaagtGTTCATGTCAATAATGAAGGtttgtagtgtataatgtgatATTATTTGAAGGGGGGGGGTTGCATTTCTTTCGACGTGTAGATCTGAGTGTAGGACATGGCCGCATTTCATATTTACTTTCCTAGAACTGTATTTTCCTGTTGAGattctaaaattaaaaaatacatatatgcTTTTTTCTAAACATGGGGGGGAGGGGGTATAAACTTTTGCACTCCACTGTATAACTATTGAAATGGATTGTTGGCctagatttatttgtttttggtgCAGTGCGAGTCCGTGGACACATTTTGACCTATTTTTGGAAacagaaaatgtacattttaaaatgaataaatattcccTAATACATATTAAAGAAGAGTTCTGTGGTTATGTTTATAGGTTTATAAACTGGAGATATATATGTACAGTTAAAGACATATACTTTCTGTAAGGTATGTTGGATCAGGAGCTGTTCCCACTCTCTGGGATAAAGACAGCGACTGTCGGAGGTAGTTCTGAGCCGCTGCTCCGGAGCCGGAAGGAGCCGGAGGCATGCCGTTGGTGATTTGTTGGAAAAGCTCCATGGTGGTGTAATCGCTCATGAAAGCACTTGTTGGGTTCGCTACAGCTGTGGAGACGGACGGTGTTCCTAATATGCTAGGCGCGTCCTTTATATCCTTAGCTCCGACAGGCGGGTCTTCTATAGAGTCTAAATGATTACTCTCCATAGGTGAAGCATCCTTAGGTGTAGTTGAAGCTGTTGAAGATGAAATCGGTTCGTTTCCCTCTGGGAGAGGAGCCGTATTAGGCATAAGAGTGACCTTGGTCCAGTCCTGAGAGACACAGCAGGTGGACGGTGTCTCCTTTTTGGCCTCTAATACAAACACGTGTTCCTCCGTCTCTTCAAGATGAGGCCTGCTCAGAAGCTCCATCACCTCCTGTAAACGAAGCAAGAGTAGAAAATAACGTCAACATTTTTAcgccgcaaaaaaaaaaaagatttctaaaGGAGATTCACGCTTTCTGAAATGGAAATCAGaagcaatttttttatttcttctaagACATTAAAACTAGTGGTTCTTcaatgtgattggtcagaaattcttgattcattttctgtaattgCAGCTCTGATAATAGCTGTGTGTTCAGATCATAAGCTTGGCATCAGTGTGCTCTTCCTGATAAGCTTCTATACGGAACGTGTATGGCGGACAATCCGCataatctaaggctaataaataaaaaaatttaaaaaaatgagcaaGGAGACGATTATTgaacatttctggaaggagtcagTTTCCACAGCTGGAGAATCTTCAGTACAGAGaactttgtggtttctcagtaacgtGACAAGCGGCttcttttcattattaataaCTTCCCGTGTATGAAAAGAAACTGGGGAGGAAACGGCAGTTTATAGCTGTTACAATacgtgagaacaggaactgggTTGTTTCACAGATGTTTGGTGGCGTTAACGAATACTAAATGCATTAAAGGTATTGtgtctttttaataaatgaatacatgtaaatgtaattaaaagaaGAATTTAAAGTtaaagaatttccctcatggaaTCAATTaaatatctatctgtctgtctgtctgcctgcctatctatctatctatctatctatctatctatctatctatctatctatctatctatctatctatctatctatctatctatctatctatctatctatctatctatctatctatctaaattgCTGTGGCacaaagaggaataaaacacctagGGGATGTGTtgttaagaaaataatcaactttagaCGTCGGTgtgttaaatataaatcatcctaaatgtttttattccttAGATTCCTCTTTCGTATcctaatttatttatgaattaagATAAGTTTAAATTGAACTTATTCATTTTAACATCAAGACCTTGAACTTTTAAGGCTCTGGCATTCTTGACAAACTTCTCATCACTGATCTTATGTGTACATTATGTAATATTAATACCAGAATTATCAGATGAACCTTAAACTCACCAGGTCCTGACCGCCTTCGATTTTCTGTACAGCGTTACTGTTGCAGGGGTTGGGTATACTCGGCCATAACATTTTCTTGGATCTGGGTGATAGTGATATGTTTAAAATCAAATCTTTCCTGTCTGCTTGTGATTAAAAATATCAATTAAAGTTGAAGCTAAAATGTTCTTTACCTTTTTAAAAGCCTAAAGCAGAGATGAGTGGCCAGTAGCAGCACAAGTACACCTGCAATGACTCCTACTAACATTCCACCAACAGGCACCGAGTCTGAGGAAGCAGATATTCAGTTACATTACAGAATCTTCAGCTTTGTGAAACCTgtacatgtctttatggaccttgcttggtgcactggtgtgcagtcatgttggaacaggaaggggtcatccccaaactgttcccacaaagtcgggagcatgaaattgtccaaaatgtcttggtatgaagctgaagcattaagagttcctttcactggagctaaggggccgagcccaacccctgaaaaacaacacctgaattcaacgatttggagggaggggtgtcccaaaacttttgccaaaaTAGTGTATCTTCAACAATACAAACATTCTCCCACACTGGATATTATATAGGTTAacgttcttatttgcatattttcagTTTTGACTAGATAAAATCCTGCGTGCTACTAATGGTTTCTCTCACGCTTTCGAAAACTTTGAGGAAATAAGGTCAGGTCTAGACAGACGTTCACATCTTGCTAATCTTTTGTAGCCTTTTTGAGTTTTACGTTGTAGTTGAACTGACGTTCCTTAATCTCCAACTTCCGCTAATTGTTAATTTGGCGCGTATTTCCCCCTCGCTAAAGTGCGCACTTCCGTCATGTTCAGTGGGCTTTTGTTAAGTATTTTGCTACATCCTGGTTTTGTTCGGATTACCGGTCGTCTGTGTTTTAGATGAACCGTGCCATCACTGTTTGCTGATTGCCTGACCTCTGTTTCCTCTCCAGACAGGCCTGCACTTTCACTCAGTATCTTGAAACACACTGATCCATCTAGTCTGTCCTGAAGAGACTTTTCTGACGTTAACTATTCCGTTATCGCTCCACATGGCGTGTTTTTTCCGTCACCATTTGGCATCATTTTTTAGATTAAAACGCTAAAACTACTTTTTACACAAAGCAGTGCTAATCCTAAAAGGTTTCACGATCCCGGATGAAGAGCTACATTAACCCTGCTTCCCAATTACAAGTGTGAAACCTCTTAACGACGTTAACCCGGGATTAAGCGCAGTGTGAAAATCCTTTATCGTGTATTAGTGTGAAAAAACTTACCCAGTGTATCAAAGCACTTGGATTCACTCCGCTTTCCTTCCCCGGCTGCCGTGAAGGCAGACAGCTCCACGCAGTAAATACTTCCGCTTCGTAGATTCAGCAACTGGTAGCTGTTCATGCTAGGCTTCACCGTGATATCTGGCAACACATCTACATGTCCAGAATACTGAAAATTAAACAGCAAACTAAATATCTTTACACGTGTTTGAATGAAAGGACATCTACATCGAGCCTTCGTTAACCCATTCATAAAGAAATGCATTTTTGGAACTGGAGGAATGGTGTAATAGCAACACACAAATCCTCCATCATGAAGAACTTCGGATTGTTAGCAATCACTGGAATCTCCTTCCAAAATGCAAGGAATAATACACAAGtactgttataggaaagtaatcagTGATGACTGAAATGAGAGCTCCAGCATGTTAttacgctgacactggagactccttccattgaTATTCATATCTGCTGCTGGTGGAGTTTACAGACTAGCGATCACTCCAGACTCACCTTTATTGCTGCTGTCTTGTGTGTAGCGGATGATGTAACCTTGCAGAAAGCCACGCAGTTCCTCCTCACGCACCGGGCTCCACGTGATCACAAAGGAATTCTGGGTGACCTTCGAGCTGCTGATGTTCCCCGGAGCAGTGAGTGGAGCTAAGAGAagaggtcagtgtgagtgtttacaAAGGTTTGTTGGTAGTGATAGAAGCGGTGTGATCTGTGAAAGTGCGGAACTGACTTCCTTCACTGAGGTAGACCTGGGTTCTTCCGAACGTCTGGTCACTGTTATTGACGTACTTCAGGTTGCAGGTGTCTTTTTCATGCCTGGCGTGCAGGAAAAAGTGGTATCTCTTATAGGGCTGAAATGCAACTGCACAAGGAAAAGTGCTGCTTAGAAGAGATgtatctaaaaaataataaactatgtTGTGTTATGAAACTGGTCTGAATGATTTGTCCATATAAACCatagctacagaaacacacacacataagtaataataataattaaaataataattaatataaataaatgtatatatatatatatgtatattgtgtataaatacatatatgtataaatttatttatattaattattattttaattattatatatgtatatattattatatatatattatatatatgtaaatttatttatataaattatttatttttttatttatttaaatataatattcacAAATCCCTTAATCAGGATTCTTTTTCCCAAGCACATGTTTTCCTTAAGTCCTATCTATATCATATGAGCACATTCTTACAaggttataatgcattcataaaaTGTTTCAGATTTCTTGCCATACAAGGCATTCTGGTGGAATTTGGATACACAATAAttctacacaaaaaaaaaattactgccACTGAACTCTCTGAACTGTCTTTTTGGCATTTTGGCCATGAACAAtacttataatgcattataaccatCCATAATGCATAGCATACGTAAAGCCATGGAACATTAAcgttaaacatttatttaaaacattattcATATAattcttttagattttttttcccccagttatTAAGCcaaatttataataatgatgtatAAACACATTCCTACCAGGTTATAATGCAGTCATAAGGCCTTGGTCAGGATTATTTCATTGTCACAGAATCATGCTGATAAAATtgaattttataatatttatattattcgTAAATAAGATCAAGACTGACTTATGATCCTTAGGGCACTGATGATGGAATGTTATGAGCACTgcatcaaatgaaataaaatgcattataaCCATTCATAACGGACAAGACACATAAAGtgtaatgcttttattttttcataaataaataaatgaatatttcatACAATGTTTCATATAATTttctttcaattaaaaaaaatatatatttttatatatatatatatatatataataaattttatAATGCGTTATAATGCATTCACAAGAACACATTGGTGGAATTGTGTTTGTAAATAATTCTGACACTGAATAATGAGACGTGAGTAATCAGAAGCACTCCGTATGACGCATTATAACCACTGCAAATTGCACACTGAAAATACAGTGCATTCCCGCAAAATATTTCACGAATTATTACATATAACCgttttaatacaaatatttatcaTCATGTGTACCCTGTATCATGAACAGGTTATTACATGTTACGAATGCATTAATTTCATTGTGATTTAATTTCCTATTTGTTcatagaggtttttttttttttttgttaccgTTCTGAGTCTGGATAGTATGGTAGTTTTCCATCCCGTAGAAGGGTTTGTAAGCTAATTCCTCATCATTTGCCCACCACTCGACAGAATAGCAATGATATTTCTTGGTCCACATGTTGTTCCACGAAAGACCGAAGCTGTTATTACTGATCAGTGTAACGTTAAAATCTTTATCCAGATCTGTAGCAATAAACAAATCAAAGCTTAGGTTAGATTAGATATAGAAAACCACCAACTCTACTCAGTGCATTAAATGAATAATCATGCATATCTCTGATGAATATCCGAGACGACTGACCGCTCTGATCCTCCATGGCGTCCACGTCCAAGCGCGCGGCGGGCGACAGTCCGGCTTTGTTTAAAGCACTGATGCTGAGCTTATAAGCCGAATAGCACAGAAATAAAGTGACACTTTGCACTTTGAGGAGATAACTGCTTTCTCTCGCAGGTTCCCCAGATGCCTTCTGAACTGTCACGTTGTAGGCTTCCACTGCATGACTGTGGACATACTGAAGAGACAAAAACATCAGTTCACAGCCATATGGAAATATTTCAGTGCAATCCAATTTATtcgtatagcgcttttaacaatggacgccgtctcaaagcagctttacagaagtaaagAAACATGGAATACAAACTAAAAAGTTACTATtgatctctaacatttatccctgatgagcaagcctgaggcgacggtgagCGAGGAAAAAAACCCCCGacacgatatgaggaagaaactttccgaggaaccaggctcagaggggaacctcatcctcatttgaatGCACTAAATGATAGAATTTTGCATATTTGAACCTCAGGTGGAATCTGATCTGTGAAGTGTGAAGAAAATCAGGCGAGCTCGTACCTCCCACTTCACGGTAATCTTTCTCAGTCCGGTTTCGGCCAGATCGTAACGAGTTTCTGTTATCACAGGTGCGTCTGTCAACTCTGGTGAGAAAGTACAAGCATCAAATATGCATCTGCTTCTCTAACGAACAGGCAATCAGACAGGATGCAGTAATTTTCTTGTGCACAAAATAGTATTTACGctttttaaggaataaaacaggatTTTGgcgttataggaaaataatcaacaataacagcatgtcctaaagtggctcctggtggtccagtcgctgcggcccgggttcgatttccgggcagggcgctaaccctgAATCATCTGCTAACAAAAAGTAAACCTGAGGATGAAGGCATATCAACCGTTTACACTATGGAAagaatacactgaccaggcataacattatgaccacctgcttaatattgtgttggttcctgttttgctaccaaaacagccctcatgcactgtgtattctgacacctttctatcgttaacttcttcagcaatctgagcaacagtagctcgtctgttggatcagatcacatgggccagtgcatcaatgagccttgaccctgtcgctgttccttccttggaccacttttttagaaactgaccactgcagaccgggaacaccccacaagagctgcggttttggagatgttctgatccagtcgtctagccatcacaatttagccctttgTCAAAcccgctcaaatccttacgcttgctgcttctaacgcatcaactttgaggacaaaatgttcacttgctgcctaatatatcccacccactgacaggtgccatgatgaggagataaattAGATAAATTAGTCTTATTCTTGACCTTAGATCTTGTTCCTGAATCATATCTATATACTCCCCAATAGTATTACATTTATCACACATTTAGTTGAAGTATGCTATGAATTTACCTGGTGGgatgctgatgatgtcactcaAAGGACACTGAGGACACTCTGTAGTTACAACACACCAAATCTGCATCTCATATGATTGAGAAGTGACAAGATTTCCCACAGTgcagtctctgctgttctgggaCTTCACCTACAGCATGAGAAAATGAAGAGGTGTTTAACACAAAACCAAATCAACGCGTAATACATAAACTGCTCATACACTCCTCGGGTCTGAGATCTTTAGCTAGCTAAACTAACTAGATGAGTGATTAACTAAGTAGATGAGTGATTCCGAATAACCGAAGTTAATCGATATCACGTTCTGGTTTAGAGCAATGGTAAATAAAAGTAACATCACGCTCTCAATCCTCAGTATAACCACACTCATGCTTCTGGGGCTTTAAAAggtcaaaagtttgtgcaccctttCCCACTCTTTTGGAAATGTTTTCCACTGGTTGGAAAGAAAGGTTGCAGTGTGACTGTGGCTGATTTGTGATCATTTAAGTACAAGATCGTTAGTGAAATGAGGTCAATCCGTGTTCCAAGTCTTCTCAAAGGCGTTCAGAGGGGTTGAGTCAGAGCTCTGTCCAGGACACTTGGGTTCTTTTAGTACAACCTTTACAGAGTTCATCATGGAGCTCTGGGCTTTGTGCACGGGAGCACAGTCATGCTGGAAAAGGTTTGGTGAAACTGGTAACCATACACAACTGAAGCCTTTCATCTTCATGGCAACAGTTTTTGGAAAACCACATATCATAGTGTG
This genomic interval carries:
- the LOC131348182 gene encoding oncostatin-M-specific receptor subunit beta isoform X1; translation: MQSYLDFGLLMGVIWSTWTISNTSSADICKCNITLCEQRCNVSEDVHGLSCFGKRITDVIKHYNCVWNPGKYDTYSLYIKQRRCQPIYSTNETLSSKLKPFSLVWDTNLTAVASAVSSDNKRCTFAKFSGQSSKIIQCGPPSPVSFKRSYGHLNVTAEWDDWNVKQYHLKYREHNSTVWKEVKSQNSRDCTVGNLVTSQSYEMQIWCVVTTECPQCPLSDIISIPPELTDAPVITETRYDLAETGLRKITVKWEYVHSHAVEAYNVTVQKASGEPARESSYLLKVQSVTLFLCYSAYKLSISALNKAGLSPAARLDVDAMEDQSDLDKDFNVTLISNNSFGLSWNNMWTKKYHCYSVEWWANDEELAYKPFYGMENYHTIQTQNVAFQPYKRYHFFLHARHEKDTCNLKYVNNSDQTFGRTQVYLSEGTPLTAPGNISSSKVTQNSFVITWSPVREEELRGFLQGYIIRYTQDSSNKDVLPDITVKPSMNSYQLLNLRSGSIYCVELSAFTAAGEGKRSESKCFDTLDSVPVGGMLVGVIAGVLVLLLATHLCFRLLKRSKKMLWPSIPNPCNSNAVQKIEGGQDLEVMELLSRPHLEETEEHVFVLEAKKETPSTCCVSQDWTKVTLMPNTAPLPEGNEPISSSTASTTPKDASPMESNHLDSIEDPPVGAKDIKDAPSILGTPSVSTAVANPTSAFMSDYTTMELFQQITNGMPPAPSGSGAAAQNYLRQSLSLSQRVGTAPDPTYLTESICL
- the LOC131348182 gene encoding oncostatin-M-specific receptor subunit beta isoform X2, with product MQSYLDFGLLMGVIWSTWTISNTSSADICKCNITLCEQRCNVSEDVHGLSCFGKRITDVIKHYNCVWNPGKYDTYSLYIKQRRCQPIYSTNETLSSKLKPFSLVWDTNLTAVASAVSSDNKRCTFAKFSGQSSKIIQCGPPSPVSFKRSYGHLNVTAEWDDWNVKQYHLKYREHNSTVWKEVKSQNSRDCTVGNLVTSQSYEMQIWCVVTTECPQCPLSDIISIPPELTDAPVITETRYDLAETGLRKITVKWEYVHSHAVEAYNVTVQKASGEPARESSYLLKVQSVTLFLCYSAYKLSISALNKAGLSPAARLDVDAMEDQSDLDKDFNVTLISNNSFGLSWNNMWTKKYHCYSVEWWANDEELAYKPFYGMENYHTIQTQNVAFQPYKRYHFFLHARHEKDTCNLKYVNNSDQTFGRTQVYLSEGTPLTAPGNISSSKVTQNSFVITWSPVREEELRGFLQGYIIRYTQDSSNKDITVKPSMNSYQLLNLRSGSIYCVELSAFTAAGEGKRSESKCFDTLDSVPVGGMLVGVIAGVLVLLLATHLCFRLLKRSKKMLWPSIPNPCNSNAVQKIEGGQDLEVMELLSRPHLEETEEHVFVLEAKKETPSTCCVSQDWTKVTLMPNTAPLPEGNEPISSSTASTTPKDASPMESNHLDSIEDPPVGAKDIKDAPSILGTPSVSTAVANPTSAFMSDYTTMELFQQITNGMPPAPSGSGAAAQNYLRQSLSLSQRVGTAPDPTYLTESICL